Below is a genomic region from Catenuloplanes atrovinosus.
CCGGCGGTCGTGGGCGTCCGCCGCCTCGCCGCCGCCGGGCGCCTTGTCCACCGTCAGTACGAGATCGCGGGCGATCTGCCCGGCCACCATCACCGTCATGCCCCGCCCATACCCGGGTACCCGGGGTGGATCACGCGGCCAGGCCGTCGCTTCCGGCGTCGTGCGCGATCGGGGCGGACGCGGCGGAGACCGTGTCCAGCGACAGGCCGAGCGCGCCGGCCAGCGCCGCGACCGTGAAGAACGCGGGTGTCGGGATGCGGCCCGTCTCGATCTTGCGAAGCGTCTCCGGGGAGATGCCGGCCGCGGAGGCGACCTCCACGATGCTGCGCGTGCCGCGGGCGTCGCGCAGCACGCGGCCCAGTCGCTCGCCGCGCTCCCGCTCTTCCTCGCTCAACGGCACCCGTACCATGCCTCCGATAGTAATACCGGTATAGTTATCGGCGGGATGCGAGACGGGAGTTCCGCATGATCGAGCTGAAGTCGCCCACCGAACTGGCGGCGCTGCGCGAGGCCGGCCGCGTCGTCGCGCACGCGCTGGCCGCGGCCCGCGAGCACGCCGCGGTCGGCGTCAGCCTCCTCGACCTCGACGAGATCGCCGCCAAGGTCATCGCGGACGCCGGGGCCACGCCGTCGTTCCTGGCCTACCGGCCGCGGGCCGCGCCCACGCCGTACCCGGCGGTGATCTGCGCCAGCGTCAACGACGCGATCGTGCACGGCATCCCCACCGGCTACCGGCTGGCGGACGGCGACCTGATCACCATCGACTGCGGCGCCCACCTGGACGGCTGGTGCGGCGACGCCGCGGTCAGCTTCGTGGTGGGCGAGCCGCGCGCGGCCGACCTCGCGCTGATCGACGCCACCGAGCGCGCGCTCGCCGCCGGCATCGCCGCGGCCCGGCCCGGCGCCCGGCTCGGCGACGTCGCGCACGCGGTGGAGAGCGTCGCGCGGGCCGCCGGCCTCGGCATCATGGCCGATCACGGCGGGCACGGCGTCGGGCGCGCGATGCACGAGGCCCCGCCCGTGCCGAACGTGGGCCGCCCCGGCACCGGCCTGCCGATCGAGCCCGGCCTGGTGATCGCGATCGAGCCGATGCTGATCGCGAACGGCCGCGACGGCTACCGCACCGACGCGGACGGCTGGACGCTGCGCACCCGCGACGGCGCCCGCGCCGCGCACGCGGAGCACACCATCGCGGTCACCGACGCCGGCCCGGTCATCCTGACCGCCCCCTGAGGCGCGGTCCCGGCCCCACCGCACCGGCCCGCCCGGCTCCCGCCGCCGGGCCCGGAGACCGCGACCGGGACATGGCCCGGCGATGCTTCTTCCCGCTGTGGGGTTCGAGGCGCCGCGGAACCGGCAGGAAGGCCGGCCACGGCCGACCGGTGCCCGCGGGAGCACCGTGACCCCGCCACGCCGGAAGCGGGTCGATGAATTGTGATCGTCGGGTCGTCTGTACGCCGGGTGCCGGTGCACGGCAGGCTGGCACCCATGCGGAAACTGACCTACGGCATGAACGTGAGCCTGGACGGCTACATCGCCGCGCCCGGCGACGACCTCGGCTGGACCGCGCCGGGCGACGAACTGTTCCAGTGGTGGTCCGACCGGGTGGCGGCGACCGGCACGGCGCTGTACGGGCGCAGGGTGTGGGAGGGGATGAGCTCCCACTGGCCGACCGCCGACCAGCGGCCGGGCGTCACGCCGGCGCACGTGGAGTACGCCCGCCGCTGGCGGGACATGCCGAAGGTGGTGTTCTCGTCCAAGCCCCTCGCGGTCGACTGGAACACCCGTCTGGTCACCGGCGACGCGGTCACCGAGATCACCCGGCTGAAGGCGGAGGACGGCGGGCCGATGGACATCGTCGGCGCCACGCTCGCCGCGGCGGCCATGCGCGCCGGGCTGATCGACGAGTACGTGGTCGTCACCCATCCGGTCCTGATCGGTGGCGGCACGCCGTTCTTCACCGCCCTGGACGGCTGGGTGAACCTGGCCTTGGCGGAGACCCGCACGTTCTCCGGCGATGTGGTGCTGACCAGGTACGAGACGCGGGGCTGACCATGATGCTCGACCTGCGGATCGAGAACGGGACGATCATCACGATGGATCCGGCCCGGCCGGTGGTGCGGGCGCTCGGCGTCTGGCGCGGGCGGGTGTTCGCGACCGGCGACGAGGTGGCCGGGCTGGCCGCGCGCGAGGTGCTGGACCTGCGTGGCGCCACCGTGGTGCCCGGGTTCGTCGACGCGCACGTGCACCTGGCGTGGACCGGCCTGAAGGCGCGGGCCGCCAGCGTGGCGCCGTCGGTCGACGCGGGCGCGATGCTGCGGGTGATCGCGGAGGCGGCGCGCCGGGTGCCGGAGGGCGGCTGGGTGGACGTCGGCGGCTACGACCAGCGGCCGCTCGGCCGGCACCTGACCGCCGCGGAACTGGACGCGGTCAGCGCCGGGCGGAAGGTGTTCGTCACCCACGACTCCGGGCACGCGTGCCTGGTCAACAGCGCGGTGCTGGCGATGCTGCCGGCCGGCGTGCGGCACCGGGACGGGCTGCTCACCGAGGGCGACATGGCCGTGGCCCGGCGGCTGCGCTGGCCGTACGCGGTGGACGAACTGGTCGCCGCGATCGCGCACGCGGGACGCGAGGCCCGGTCGCAGGGCGTGACCGCGGTGTCCGAGGCGGGCATCGCGGGCGGGCTGATCGGGCACTCGCCGGTGGAACTCGGCGCCTACCAGACCGCGCGCGAGCGGGGACTGCTGCCGGTGCGGGCGCGGCTGATGGTGGCCTCGGACGTGCCGCACGCGGTGGCCGCGCACCCGGACGACGACATCCCGCGCGCGCTGGACCTGGGCCTGCGCACCGGGTTCGGCGACGAGTGGCTGTCCGTGGGCGCGCTCAAGGTGTTCACCGACGGCGGCATGATGGCCCGGACCGCGGCGCTGACCGCGCCGTACGTGGGGCTCGATCACGCGGGGGAACTGGCCGGCGATCCGGCCGCGCTCACCGCGACGATCGTCGACGGACACCGCGCCGGGTGGCAGCTCGCCGTGCACGCGATCGGCGACCGGGCCGTGGACCTGGCGCTGGACGCGATCGCGCGGGCGCAGGCGGTCAAGCCGGGCCGGCGGCACCGGATCGAGCACGCCGGGCTGGTACGGCCGGATCAGCTCGCCCGGTTCCGGGACCTGGACGTGACCGCGGTGGTGCAGCCGAACTTCCTCTGGTACCTCGGCGACGACTACGCGGAGATCATGGGGCCGGAGCGCGCGGACTGGCTCTACCGCGGCGCCGGGTTCCTCGACGCGGGCGTACGGCTGGCGGCCAGCTCGGACCGGCCGGTGACGGACGGCGCGCCGCTGCGCGCCATCCAGTTCATGGCGTCGCGGCTCACCGCGGGCGGCCGGGTCGTCGGCGCCGCGGAGCGGCTGAGCGTGGCGGACGCGCTGCGCGCCTACACGGTCGGCGCGGCCGAGGCCTGCGGCTGGGCGGACGAGCTGGGCGCGCTCACGCCCGGCCGGCTGGCGGACTTCGTGGTGCTGGAGGAGAACCCGCTCGACACGCCGGTGTCCCGGATCGCGGACATCACGATCCGGGACACCTATGTGGACGGCCGGTCACTCGCCTGACGGGCCGGCCAGGCTCACGCCGAGCCGGACCGGCGTGCCGAAGTTCGGCGTGCCGTCCGCGTTCCAGGTGAAGCGCTGCGCGCGGGTCGAGCGGTTCATGTCGCAGCCGCCGGACGCGGAGCTGTTCGCGTGGTAGACGAGCCAGTCCTCGGTGCCGTCCGGGCTCTTGAAGAAGCCGTTATGGCCGGGCGCGTAGACGCCGTTCGCGTCGTTGCGCTGGAACACCGGGTTCGGGCTCTTGGTCCAGTGCGCCGGGTTGAGCGGGTCCGACCCGGTGAGCGTGAGCAGGCCCAGCTTGTAGTCCGGGCCCCAGCACGCGGACGCGGAGTAGACCACCATCACCCGGCCGTCGTGGTAGAGCGGCTCGGGCGCCTCGTTGACCGGCGCGGTCTGCCGCTCCCAGGACAGCGTGGGCGAGCTGAGCCGCACCCGCGGGCCGGTGAGCGTCCACGGGTTCGACAGCCGCTGGATGAAGTTGCTCTGCCCGTAGCCGCCGCCGGCCTGGTAGGTGCCCATCAGGTACAGGTTGCCGCCGACGGTGAGCACGCTGGCGTCGAGCTGCCAGTCGTTGCCCAGATCGGCCTTGAACGCGTACGGCCCCATCGGGTCGGAGCCGGCGCTCTCCAGCACGTGCAGCCGCTGCGTCGGGTTGTAGTCGGCCACGTTCTGCCCGGCCACGTAGTACAGGTACCACCGGCCGTTGACCAGGTGGAACTCGGGTGCCCACATGTTGCAGCAGCCGTTCGCCCGGCCGGCCAGGTTGAAGATCACCTGGTCGGTCGCGGTGGACAGCCCGGCCAGCGTGGTCGCCCGGCGCATCGTGATCGTCGAGTTCCAGGTGGTCGTGGCCAGGTAGTAGGACCCGTTGTGGTAGGTCATCCAGGGGTCCGGCCCGCCGCGCTTGATCGGGTTGGTGAAGCCGGCCGGGGCCCGCTCCCGCGCCGCGGCGACGGTCGTGCCGGTCAGCACCACGACCACGGCCAGCGCGGCGGCGAGAAGGAGTCTGCGCATGGTCGTCCTCCTCAGTAGACGAACGGCCAGCCGGCCGTGTCGTAGCCGATCAGGTTGATGCCGAGCTGGGACGCGCCGCTGGTGGTGTAGTAGTGGTAGACCAGCACCTCCGCGTCCGTGTCCGCGAACACCGCCTGATGCCCCGGCCCCTTGATGCTGCCGTGCCCGGCCAGCACCTGCGTGCCGCCGCCGCTGGTCATCGCCACCCCGTTGCGGTCCACGAACGGCCCGGTGGAGCTGGTCGACCGGCCCACCATGATCCGGTACGTGCTGGCGGCCCCGCGGCAGCACAGGTCGAACGACACCCACAGGTAGTAGTAGTTCCCGTGCCTGAACACCACCGGCGCCTCGATCGCGCCGCCGTTGCGCCCGGCCAGAGCGCGGATCGTGTTGTCCGCCCGCTTGCCGGTCGCCGGGTCCAGCCGCACCGTCTTGATGCCCGACCAGAACGACCCGAAGCTCAGCCACCACGCGCCGCCGGCGTCCACCACCAGGTGGGGATCGATCGCGTTGAAGTCGTTGCCGGTGTTGCTCTCGATCACCAGCCCCTGGTGCGTCCAGCTCCCCGACGCGCCGGTGGTGGAGGTGGCCAGGAAGATCGCCGACCGGTTCGAGCCGAACGTGGAGGCCGAGTAGTACAGGTAGTACCGTCCGTTGCGGTAGGACAGGTCCGGCGCCCACAGGTTGCGGCTGCCCCCGGTGTAGGTCGTCGTCCACGACGCCCCGTTCGGGAAGACCTGCCCCGCGTTGCGGAACGTGGTCCGGTCCGCCGACGTCTTCAGCGCGATGTTGTCACCGGTGTGCGCGACCAGATAACCACCGGCCGGCGTCTTCACGATCGTCGGATCGTGCACCCCGATGTCACCGTTGACGACCCCTGGATTCGGGTACGCCGCCGGCGGCACCGTGGGTGTGGCCAGCACCGACGGCATTTCCGCCGCCTCGGCCCGCAGCGTGGCGAGCCCTCCGGTCGACAGCGCCGCCGCCGTGGCGGCCGCGAGCAGTCCCCGGCGGGCGATCCGGGACATGGGCATGGGTTTCCCCTCTCGGCCCGATCAAGTCCTGCGCGCCGGGTGGAGACCAGCCCGCCGGATAATCAGGCTCATCGATGTAATTGCCGCATGTTAGCGCTCACTTACGCGGGCCTGTCAAGGTTTCGGCCGTGTTGAGGCGCCATTCAGGCGATGCAGAACTCGTTGCCCTCGGGATCCCGCATCACCAGGTGACCGAACGTCCCGCCGTAGCGCTCCTCCCCGGTGACGGTCGCGCCCCGCGCGACCAGCCGCTCGGCCAGCCCGCGCGCCGCCGCCTCGTCCGTCACCGGCCCCGCCGGGCGGACATCCAGGTGGACGCGGTTCTTGGCACTCTTCCCCTCGGGCACCCGGAGGAAGGCGATCGCGGGTCCACGCCCGTCCGGGTCCACGATCGAGGCACCGTCGGCACCCTCGTACCCGGGCTCCGCGACGTAGCCGAGCGCCACCGCCCAGAAGGCGGCGAGCCGGTGCGGATCGGCGGCATCGAAACAGACGGTCCAGGGCGTCGCCATGTGCCCGACCATAGCGACCCACCGGGCCGGCCCACACTGGAAACCGCGCCCCACTCCCGTTTCCACCTCGCGGCCCCGGCGCCCGGGTGGCCGGTCGCGGCTGACCGCCGCCCGCCCCGGCCGCGCCCGCCGGCCACCCGCCACCCGATCTAGGCCATATTCGCGCGCGGAGATCAGAGCGCCGTGGTCGACGCGGATGGTGACGGCGAAGGGCGCCCCGCGGGACCGTGCGGGGCGCCCTCCGTCGGCGGCCGTGACCGTTGCGCTAGGGGAGCGTGTCCAGGTGCGGGCCGACCGTGTTGGCGAAGCCGTTGCCGTTCGTCACGTCCCAGTTGATCGACCACGTCATCGCGCCGCGGATGCCGGGGTACGTCCGCGGGGGACGGAACGAGCCGCAGTTGGTGGCGCGGGCCAGGCAGTCCAGGGCCGCGTTCACCACGGACGGTGACATCACCCCGCCGCTCGCGGCGCCCGGTCCCGCCGGGAGTCCGAGTGCGACCTGGTCCGGCCGGAGCCCGTTCTCCAACTGGATGCAGGCCAGCGCGGTCAGGAAGTTGATCGTGCCCTGGCCGTACGCCGCCATCTGGTCACATCCGAGCATGGAGCCGGAGTTGTAGAACTGGGTGTGCACCACCGTCAGGATGTCCTTGATCGCCAGGGCCAGCGCGAAGTAGGACCCCGCGGTCGACTGCATGTCGATCGTCTGCGGCGCCATCGTGATGATCATGTTGGCGCCGATCCGCGACCGGAGTGACCGCAGCGCCTGTGCCATGTACGTCGGGTTGAGCCCGTTCTCCAGGTCGATGTCGACCCCGTCGAACCCGTAGCTCTGCATGATCGAGAACATCGTGTCGGAGAACCGCGTCGCGCTCGCCGCGTCCGCGACGGACACCCGGCCGGCCTCGCCGCCGACCGAGAGGATCACCCGGGTGCCGCGCGCCTGCAGGGCGCGCACGTCGGCCCGGAAGTCCGCGTCGGAGTAGCCGCCCAGCGCGGTGGACAGTTGCGGGTCCACGCCGAACGTCACCGCGCCCGGCGTGCTGGTCGCCTCCGCGAACGAGACCGCCACCAGGTCGTACTGTGCCGGCGTGTCACGCAGCCGCAACTCCACCGCGTTGTTGACGAAGTTGTGCCAGTACCCGGTCAGGAAGTGCTTCGGCAGGGGCCCCGCGGGCGGGGGAGTGGTGGTGGGCGGAGGCGTGGTGGGCGGAGGCGTGGTGGGCGGAGGCGTGGTGGGCGGAGGCGTGGGCGAGGCCGTCGGGGAAACAGGGGGCGTCACCACGCCACCGCCACCGCAGGAGGCGCCGTTGAGCGTGCAGTTCGACGGGCTGCCGGGCCCCGCGCCGATCAGGCCGAACGTCAGCGACGCGCCGCCCGCGATCGTACCGTTGTAGGACTTGTTCCTGAACGTCCATCGGGTGCCGGCGGCGCTCACGTCCGCCTCCCAGGCCGAACTGACCGAGGTGCCGGCGGGCAGGTCGAACGCCACGGTCCACGAGGTCAGCGGCGTGGTGCCGCCGTTCGTGACGGTGACCTTTCCCTCCCATCCGGAACCCCAGTCCGACGTCTTCGTGAACGTCGCGGTGTTCGCCGCGGCGGACGCGGGACCGGCCGTCCACATCACCGCCGCACCCGCCAGAACCAGCGCGGACGCGGTGACCAGCGCCGCAAGCCGGGACCGTCTCATGACAGCCTCCCATGATCAAGGCGGTTGGGGGTCGACCGCCGTCACGGGAATTATTAGGAAGGTTAACAGTCAATGGGAAGACCGTTATGGATTTATTAGGGTTAACGGAAGATCTAGACGCCAGATGGGTACGCCTCCAGCTCGTGCACGTCCGAGTGCAGCGTGTGCAGCGGCCGTACGCCCCGGGTGGTGGCGAACCAGGCGAGATGGTCGTAGCGGTCGGCCAGCACGGTCGGCACGTAGTTGCCGAACGGCTCGCGCTCGGGCCGGTAGACCACGCCGATCGCGCGGTGCGGAATCGGGTCGGTGAGCAGCGCGGGCGGATCGTCCGGCGGGAACGGCAGCACCGCCTCGGGCGGCGCGTGCCGGGCCAGGATGCCCTCCAGCGAACCCTCGCGCCCGGCCGGGACCGGCAGTTCCTCGGCGGCGCCGCCCCACGACCGCCCCGCGATCACGGTGCCGGGACCACCCGCGACGCCGATCAGCGCCACCTGATCCGCGCCGAACCGCGCCCGGGCCAGGCCGCCGATGGTGACCTCGCCGGCCGCGGCCATGTCCGAGCCGCGCTCGTCCCCGACGTGCGTGTTGTGCGCCCAGACCACGGCCTTGGCACCCGCGCCGTAGTGCGCGAGCAGCCGGGCCAGCGTGGCGTCCATGTGCCGGTCGCGCACGTTCCACGAATCCGGGCCGCCGCGGACCATCGCCCGGTAGTAGGCCTCGGCACCGGCCACCACCTCGGCGTTCTGCACGGCGGCGAAGTCGGCGCCGGCCTCGGAGCGCAGCCGGGCCAGCAGCGAGACGACCTCGTCCTCGCAACTGGCCGGCACGAAGCGGGTGGCCATCGCGTACCGCTGCGGGTCCTCGCCGAACGGCTGAAAGCACCGGAACGCGGAGGCCGCCTCCGCCAGCGCGTCCGGCGCGGAGCGGCGCAGGTGGTCGAGGATCTCGCGCAGTGACTCCCACAGCGAGTAGATGTCCAGGCCGTGGAAGCCGACCCGCGCCTCCGGCTCCCGGGCGGCGTTGTGCCAGCGCAGCCAGCGGCAGAAGTCGGCCACCTCCTCGTTCGCCCACATCCAGGTCGGCCAGCGCTCGAACAGCGTCAGCGCGGCGCGCGGATCGCTCAGCCCGTCGTCGTGGCAGCGCACCGAGCGGTCGATGCGCGCGCAGTCCGGCCAGTCGCCCTCCACGCCGACGAAGCTGAACCCGTACCCGGCGATCAGGCGTTTGGTGATCTCGGCACGCCATCGGTAGAACTCGTGCGTGCCGTGCGTGGCCTCGCCGATCATGACCACCCGCCGGTCGCCGATCCGCTCCAGCAGCGCGTCCGTGCCCCCGCCCACGGCCAGCCGGATGACGTCCTCCGCGTAACTCATGCCGCCGGATACCCGCCGGGTGGGGCCGTTAACTAGGGTCATCCTTCGGTGAATCGGAGGACGGGATGAAGTTCGCGGCCAGAGGTCCGGCATGAGCGAGCTTGCGAGCGAATCATCGGCTCAGCGCCGACCACGCCGGGACCGCGGTGTGGCGGGAGGTTCGGCATGAGTTACGTGGTGACCGGTGGGGGCCGGGGGATCGGGCGGGCGATCGTGGAGCGGCTGCTCGCGGACGGGCATCCGGTGGTGGTGATCGAGCGGGACGCGGTGGAGTTGCCCGCCGGCGCGGTGGCCGTGATCGGGGACGCCGGAGCGGACGAGGTGACCGAGCGGGCCGCCGCCCGCGCCGCCGAGTTGGCGCCGCTGCGGGGCTGGGTGAACAACGCGGCCGTGTTCCGCGACGCGTCGCTGCACGAGGTGGGCACGCGCGAGCTGCTCGACCTGGTCACGGTCAACCTCGGCGCGGTGGTCTCCGGCGCGCGGGCGGCCGTGCGGGCCTTCCTCGCGGCGGGCACCGGCGGCAGCATCGTCAACCTCTCCTCGCACCAGGCGCGGCTGCCGGTGCCCGGATGCGCGCCATATGCGACCGCCAAGGCCGCGATCGAGGGCCTGACCCGGGCGCTGGCCGTCGACTACGGCCCGCACGGCATCCGGGTCAACGTGGTGGCGCCCGGCTCGGTCGACACCGCCCGCTACCGGGAGTTCGCGGATGCGCGGGTGGAGGCCGAGATGGCGCGCCTGCATCCGCTGGGCCGGGTGGCCGCCGCGGCGGAGATCGCGGACGCGGTCGCGTACCTGCTGTCGGACCGGGCCTCGTTCATCAGCGGCGTGACGCTTCCGGTCGACGGCGGCCGGTCCGTGCGCGGCCATGATCCGGAGCCGCCGCGGACTGCCGGGTAAACGTGAATCTGCCACACTGTGCCGCATGGCGATCTTGGTGCGGCAGGCGGACGACTCGGACGCGGAGCGGCTGGCGGAACTGCTCGGTCAGCTCGGCTATCCCACCGACGGCGCCTCGGTGGTGGGACGGCTGGCGTACTGGGCGGACGAGCCGTCCGCGGCCGTGTTCGTGGCCGTGGCGGACGGCGTGGTGGTCGGCGTGGCCGCGGTGCACGTGAGCCCGCTGCTGGAGGTGGACGGGCACTACGCGCGCCTGGTCGCGCTGGTCGTCGACGAGACCGTGCGGCGCGGCGGGATCGGCCGCGCGCTGGTGGCCGCGGTGGAGGCGTACGCGACCGCGTTCCGGTGCCAGTTCATCGAGGTCACCAGCGCGCGGCGGCCGGAGCGCGCGGCCGCGCACCGGTTCTACCGCGGGCTCGGGTTCGAGGACCTCAACGACCTGGCGTACCGCTACCGGAAGGCGCTGCCGAGCTAGCGGCCTGCTCGGCCGCGCGGAGCACCCGCAGCACGTTGCGGCCGGTCAGCGCCGCCAGGTCGGCCTCGGGCCAGCCGCGGTCCGCGAGTTCACCGAGCAGCCGGGGGTACGTGGAGACGTCCTCCAGGCCGTCCGGCAGCGTGGGGCAGCCGTCGAAGTCGCCGCCGAGCCCGATGTGCTCGACGCCGGCCACCTCGCGCGCGTGCTCCACGTGGTCGGCGACCTGGGCGAGGGTGGCGCGCGGGCGCGGGTGGTCCCGATACCAGTCGGCCAGCCCGTCGTCCTCCGGCGCCGGGCCGGGCAGGACCGGTTCCTCGCCGGCCCGGGGCGCGGGCGGCCACGGCACCTCGTCGACCGGCAGGCCGCGCCGGGCGCGTTCCTCGTCCGCGGCGCGCTCCCAGGCCCGTACCTCCTCGGAGACGAACGGCGGCACGAACGTCACCTGCACCACGCCGCCGTTGTCGCGCAGCCGCCGCAGCACCCGGTCCGGCACGTTGCGGCCGTGCCCGGTCAGCGCGCGGCACGACGAGTGACTGAAGATCACCGGGGCGGTGGCGACGTCCAGCGCCGCGTCCATCGTGGCGTCCGCGACGTGCGCGAGGTCGACCAGGACGCCGAGCCGCTGCATCTCGCGCACGATCGCGCGGCCCTCGCCGGTCAGGCCGCCGTGCACCGGCGGCTGGGCCGCGCTGTCCGCCCACGGCGTGTGGTGGTTGTGGGTGAGCGTCACGTACCGGACGCCGAGCCGGGCCAGGCAGCGCAGCACCGCGGGCGACGACGCCAGGCTGTGCCCGCCCTCCACGCCGATCAGCGACGCGATCCGGCCGCGCGACATCGCGTCGACGACCTCGTCCGCGGTACGGGCGAGCGTGAGCTGCTCCGGGAACGCCGCGACCATCCGGTGCACCGCGTCGATCTGCTCCAGCGTGGCCACCACCGCCTCCGGCTCCGGCAGGCTGGACGGCACGTAGACGGACCAGAACTGCGCGCCGACGCCGCCCGCGCGCAGCCGGGGCAGGTCGGTGTGCAGCCGCGGCAGGCCGGTGTCGAGGCCCTCCACGGCGTACCCACGCTGCACCCGCAGCTGCCAGGGCAGGTCGTTGTGGCCGTCGACCACCGGGGAGTCCCGCAGCACGCGGGCGACGTCCGCGGTCATCGGGACACCGCGTCCACCAGCGCGGCCACCCGCGCCGCGACCCGGCCGAGACCGTCGTGCGGCGGCCCGCCCGGCTCGGTCATGTAGGTGTCGCGGCGGATCTCCACCATCAGCGCGGACACGGCGGGCTCCTTCCGGTAGTGGTGCAGCGGCACGTACGCGCCGGCGAACGGCGAGTTGATCCCGGCGCCGGGGAACGCCGCGCGGGCCCGCTCGACCAGCCACGGCGGGGTGTGGTCGTCGTCCACGCCGAGGCAGATCTCCGGGCGCGGGCCGTCGGCGTGCAGCTCGTAGGGGAGCGGATCGGTCTGGTACGAGTGGACGTCCAGGATGACCACGCGGCCCCGCGCGTCGAGCCGGCGCTGCACCAGCGCGGCCATTCCCGCCGCGTACGGGTGGTAGTGCGTGTCGAGCAGGTGCCGGTCGCGCCGCGGGTCGTCGTCGCGCAGCCGCTCGCCGTGCGCCGTGCGGGTGTAGACCGCGCCCATGCCGACGCGCGCCATCTCCTCGGTCTCGTCCGGGAAGCGCTCCGGGTCCACGACCAGCCGGGAGTAGCGGTTGGCGAACGTCCACGGCGTGACCTCGGCCCGCTCCGCCGCGCGCCGCGCGATCTCCCGGGTGTGCGCGTCGGTGAGCAGGTCCAGCTCGCGCGCGAGCTCGGCCTCGGTCAGCCGCAGCCCACGCCGCGCCTCGCCGGTCATCGCGCGGGCTCCGTGCGGCACGTGCAGCACGACCGGCGACGCCGGATCGCCCTCCAGAAGATCGAAAACCGCCGGGGGTACGTCGCCGGAGATCACCCGTCGACGCTAGCCGACCGGGATGCCCCCGCGAAATGAGCCCAGCCTCCTAGGATGCGGGAGGGGTTGCGCGAATGAATGTGACCGATCGGGCGGGAGTCCTTGCGTTGCGTAGTCGGGCGGCGGAACAGTGGGGGGTGCGGCAGTCCCTCCCCGGCCGTGCTCGCGTTCCCCGACCGAGGAGGTCCCACATGCGCTCACCCGCCATCGACCTGACCGACCGGGTCAAGCGCGTCCTCGGCCTCGCCCACGCCGAGGCGACCGCGGTCCGCAGCCCCGTCATCGAGCCCATCCACCTGATCCTCGGCGTGCTCGGCGCGCGCGGCCCCGGCGCCCAGATCCTCCGCGACCTGGCCGGCGGCAAAGCCGTCGTCGGCGACGCGGTCCGGCCCCTGCTGTCCACCGGCACCGCCCCGTCCCCGGCCAACCTGCCGTTCACCGCCACGTCCGAGGCCGCCCTGAAACACGCGATCGACGAAGCCCGCCGCTTCGGTGACCCCCGCACCGGCACCGACCACCTCCTGCTCGGCCTCCTCCGCGTCATCACCGACCCCTCCACCGCCACCCCGGCGGACACGGCCCTGGGCGCGACCCTGGCCGCCATCGGCGTCGACCACGCCGGCGCGGCCCGCTTGGCGGAGGCCCGCCGCAGCTGAGTGCGTGGTCAGGCGGGGTCGGCGGGTCGTTGTGGACCGCGCTGGCGCGGTCTGCTTGGCGGGTCCCGGCGCGGCTGAGTGCGTGGTCGGGCGGGATCGGCGGGGCCTTCCGGGTTGCTCCTCGCGGCGGCAGGTATCCCGCCTCCCGGCGTCGATCATCGTCAGCTCTTGGGGCGGGCCGGACCCGGACTGCCCTTCGTCCGCCGAGTTTCTCCACCCGGGCACCTGTGGGGGAAAGGCCGGGGCGGTGCGGGTCGGGGCGGGCGCTCCGCGCCCGAAATTTCGGTATATTGGGGACGGCATTGATTGTCCAATGTGACTATGTGAGCCTCAGGCACGTTATTCCAGCCGAATTACGTGCCTGAGGCTCACAAAGTGAGCGATCCCACCTGTCCCGGGCCGATCATGCTGCCGCCAGACGCGATGATCGCGCCCGCTGAAGACCCAGCCACCTCGCCATCTTGATGGTGCTGGCGAATCGCTGCGCTGGCATCGTTGCCGCCGCCGCCGCGGCTGCCGCTGTCGCTGTCGCCGCCGCGGCTGCCGCTGTCGCTGTCGCCGCCGCGGCTGCCGCTGTCGCTGTCGCCGCCGCGGCTGCCGCTGTCGCTGTCGCCGCCGCGGCTGCCGCTGTCGCTGTCGCCGCCGCGGCTGCCGCTGTCGCTGTCGCCGCCGCTGCTGTCGCCGCCGCCGCCGCTGCTGTCGCCGCCGCCGCCGCTGTCGCCGCCGCCGCTGTCGC
It encodes:
- a CDS encoding helix-turn-helix domain-containing protein — protein: MVRVPLSEEERERGERLGRVLRDARGTRSIVEVASAAGISPETLRKIETGRIPTPAFFTVAALAGALGLSLDTVSAASAPIAHDAGSDGLAA
- the map gene encoding type I methionyl aminopeptidase, with the protein product MIELKSPTELAALREAGRVVAHALAAAREHAAVGVSLLDLDEIAAKVIADAGATPSFLAYRPRAAPTPYPAVICASVNDAIVHGIPTGYRLADGDLITIDCGAHLDGWCGDAAVSFVVGEPRAADLALIDATERALAAGIAAARPGARLGDVAHAVESVARAAGLGIMADHGGHGVGRAMHEAPPVPNVGRPGTGLPIEPGLVIAIEPMLIANGRDGYRTDADGWTLRTRDGARAAHAEHTIAVTDAGPVILTAP
- a CDS encoding dihydrofolate reductase family protein, with the protein product MRKLTYGMNVSLDGYIAAPGDDLGWTAPGDELFQWWSDRVAATGTALYGRRVWEGMSSHWPTADQRPGVTPAHVEYARRWRDMPKVVFSSKPLAVDWNTRLVTGDAVTEITRLKAEDGGPMDIVGATLAAAAMRAGLIDEYVVVTHPVLIGGGTPFFTALDGWVNLALAETRTFSGDVVLTRYETRG
- a CDS encoding amidohydrolase, whose translation is MMLDLRIENGTIITMDPARPVVRALGVWRGRVFATGDEVAGLAAREVLDLRGATVVPGFVDAHVHLAWTGLKARAASVAPSVDAGAMLRVIAEAARRVPEGGWVDVGGYDQRPLGRHLTAAELDAVSAGRKVFVTHDSGHACLVNSAVLAMLPAGVRHRDGLLTEGDMAVARRLRWPYAVDELVAAIAHAGREARSQGVTAVSEAGIAGGLIGHSPVELGAYQTARERGLLPVRARLMVASDVPHAVAAHPDDDIPRALDLGLRTGFGDEWLSVGALKVFTDGGMMARTAALTAPYVGLDHAGELAGDPAALTATIVDGHRAGWQLAVHAIGDRAVDLALDAIARAQAVKPGRRHRIEHAGLVRPDQLARFRDLDVTAVVQPNFLWYLGDDYAEIMGPERADWLYRGAGFLDAGVRLAASSDRPVTDGAPLRAIQFMASRLTAGGRVVGAAERLSVADALRAYTVGAAEACGWADELGALTPGRLADFVVLEENPLDTPVSRIADITIRDTYVDGRSLA
- a CDS encoding glycoside hydrolase family 43 protein, whose product is MRRLLLAAALAVVVVLTGTTVAAARERAPAGFTNPIKRGGPDPWMTYHNGSYYLATTTWNSTITMRRATTLAGLSTATDQVIFNLAGRANGCCNMWAPEFHLVNGRWYLYYVAGQNVADYNPTQRLHVLESAGSDPMGPYAFKADLGNDWQLDASVLTVGGNLYLMGTYQAGGGYGQSNFIQRLSNPWTLTGPRVRLSSPTLSWERQTAPVNEAPEPLYHDGRVMVVYSASACWGPDYKLGLLTLTGSDPLNPAHWTKSPNPVFQRNDANGVYAPGHNGFFKSPDGTEDWLVYHANSSASGGCDMNRSTRAQRFTWNADGTPNFGTPVRLGVSLAGPSGE
- a CDS encoding arabinan endo-1,5-alpha-L-arabinosidase; the encoded protein is MPMSRIARRGLLAAATAAALSTGGLATLRAEAAEMPSVLATPTVPPAAYPNPGVVNGDIGVHDPTIVKTPAGGYLVAHTGDNIALKTSADRTTFRNAGQVFPNGASWTTTYTGGSRNLWAPDLSYRNGRYYLYYSASTFGSNRSAIFLATSTTGASGSWTHQGLVIESNTGNDFNAIDPHLVVDAGGAWWLSFGSFWSGIKTVRLDPATGKRADNTIRALAGRNGGAIEAPVVFRHGNYYYLWVSFDLCCRGAASTYRIMVGRSTSSTGPFVDRNGVAMTSGGGTQVLAGHGSIKGPGHQAVFADTDAEVLVYHYYTTSGASQLGINLIGYDTAGWPFVY